In the genome of Streptomyces sp. Tu 3180, the window TCGGCGAGGCCCTGGCCGGCGCCGGCCTGCCCGCCGGCCGTCCCTGGCGCGCCCACTTCCACGTCCCCCTGCACGCGGCCCCCGCCCCGCCCCTGACCTCCACCCTGCCGGTGCTGCGCCGCGCGCTGTCCGTCCTGGTCGGCGGCGACCGGCCGCTGACCCGGCACCTGGAGGTGGAGACCTACACCTGGCAGGCGCTGCCGCCCCAGCTGCGCCCGGGCGACGCCGGCGAACTCGCCGACGGCATCGCCGCCGAACTCGCCCTCGCCCGCGACCTGCTGACCGACCACGGCCTGAAGGAACTGCCATGACCCGCCCCGAGGGGCCCGCACCCCTGCTCGTGCTGGACGTCGTCGGCCTCACCCCGAAGCTCCTCGCCCACATGCCGCACCTGGCCGCCCTGGCCGCACGCGGCTCCAGCGCCCCGCTGGACACCGTGCTGCCCGCCGTCACCTGCTCGGTGCAGGCCACCTTCCTCACCGGCCGCACCCCCGCCGAACACGGCATCGTCGGCAACGGCTGGTACTTCCGCGACCTCGGCGAGGTCCTGCTGTGGCGGCAGAGCCACCACCTGATCGAGGGCGAACGCGTCTGGGACGCCGCCCGCCGCGCCCACCCCGGCTACACCGTCGCCAACATCTGCTGGTGGTACGCCATGGGCGCCGACACCGACTACACCGTCACCCCCCGCCCGGTCTACTACGCCGACGGCCGCAAGGAACCCGACTGCTACACCCGCCCGCCCGCCCTGCACGACGAACTCACCGAACGCCTGGGCACCTTCCCGCTGTTCAGCTACTGGGGCCCGGGCGCGGGCCTGGCCTCCTCCCGGTGGATCATCGACGCCACCCGGTACGTGATGGCCTCCCGCGACCCGCACCTGACCCTGGCCTACCTGCCGCACCTCGACTACGACCTGCAGCGCCACGGCCCCGACGACCCCCGCGCGGCGCGGGCGGCCGCCGACCTCGACACGGCCCTCGCCCCGCTGCTGCGACAGGCCCGCACGCAGGGCCGCACGGTGGTCGCCCTGTCGGAGTACGGCATCACGCCCGCCCGCCGCCCCGTCGACATCAACCGCGCCCTGCGCCGCGCCGGCCTGCTGCAGGTGCACACCCAGCACGGCATGGAGTACCTCGACCCGGCGGCCTCCCGCGCCTTCGCGGTCGCCGACCACCAGATCGCCCACGTCTACGTGCGCCGCCCCGAGGACCTGGACGCCGCCCGGGCCGCGCTCGAGGACCTGCCGGGCCTGGCCCGCCTCCTGGACGACGCCGGCCGCAGGGCCCACCACCTGGACCATCCCCGCTCCGGCGAGCTGGTCGCCGTCGCCGAGCCGGACGCCTGGTTCACGTACTACTACTGGCTCGACGACGCCCGCGCCCCCGACTTCGCGCGGCTGGTGGACATCCACCGCAAGCCCGGCTACGACCCCGCCGAGCTGTTCCTCGACCCCGCCGACCCCTACGTGCGGGTCAGGGCGGCGACCGCGCTGGCCCGCAAGAAGGCCGGCCTGCGCTACCGGATGGCGGTCGTCCCCCTCGACCCGTCCCCGGTCCGCGGCACCCACGGCCGGCTCCCCGCGGGCGACGACGACGCCCCGCTGGTGCTGTGCTCCGCCCCCGGCGCCCTGCCCGGCCGGATGGCCGCCACCCAGGTCAAGCAGCTGCTGCTGGACCTGGCCGGGGTGAGCGGCGGCACGCGCCGGCCGGCCGGCGCCGCCCGGGCCTGAAGCGGGCACGCCGCGTCTCGACCGGCCCCCCACCCGGGCTCCGGGCCCGGTCGAGGCGGTGCCCCGAACATCGGATGCGTCCGGTTTCCGGCTGTGGCCGGAAGACTCACCAAAGGGGTCCCTGCCCGTGAAAAAGATCGCCTCGTCGGCTGCGCTGTCCGGGCGGGCCGAGCGGATCGCCCAGCGCACCCGCCCCGACAACTGGAAGAAACCGCCGCGCCGCATCGAGAAGTCCGAGTGCATCACCTGCGACACCTGCCTGCGCAGCTGCCCCGAGGAGTTCGGGGCCATCTTCGACCGGGGCCTGGACGTCGTGATCGTCCCCGAGCTGTGCTCGGGCTGCCCCGCGTGCGTCCTGGAGTGCCCCGTCGACTGCATCTACGTCGACGAGGACTGGGCACCGACCGACGAGACGATGTGGAACCACATCGAGCTGACCGCCGGGGACGCGACATGAGCGGGCGCGGCGAGCGCGGCGAGTCCCGCCGCCAGATCAACGCACGCAAGCGGATCAGCCGCCGCCCCAGCCGCCTGGGCATCCCCGCGGGCACGGTCAAGCCGGACCGCGAGTTCGACCCCGAGGCCGGGTTCCCGGGCCTGCTGCAGCGGACCTGGCAGCGCGCCGGCCAGGAGGCCGACCTGCGCTCCTTCGTCGAGGTGCTGCTCACCCTCGACGGCCACGTGCCCGCCGACGTCCAGCTGCGCGCGCTCACCGCCGCCGAGGAGGCCGCGCTGCACGCGCTGTGCGGCCTGACCTGGCGCACCCCGGACACACCCGCGGCCGCGGACGGCGCGGGGGAGGGGGAGGAGGACGGCGACGGCACCGCCTTCCTCGGCGAGATCGGCCTGTCCACCTCCGGCCGGATCGTGCTGCGCGTGCCCTCCCAGGGCCCGCTGAAGAAGGACGACCTGGTCGGCGGCGTGCGCCGGGTGCCCTGGACGAACCGCGCGCTGCGCGCCTACCGGCAGCACGCCGAAGCCGCCGCCGCCCGCCTGCGGCAGAGCACCGCCGACTGCCGGCGCTGGCTGGAGGAGCAGGGCCCCCGCGGCCGCGACGAACTGCTGGCCCAGGCCAGGGAGGCGGCGCTGCGCACCGCGCCGTTCGTGCTCTACCAGCAGGAACGGCAGTACACTAACTTCCGCGACGCCAACAACCTCACCGGCAAGACGCTGTGGCCCGGCCACCCGGAGTGCGTGCTCAGCAGCCTGCACGGCCTGCCGCTCGCCCTGTGGTCGGACCACGACGTCCAGCTGGTCGTCTGCCTGACCCTGCTCATCCGCTCGGCCGGCTTCGGCCGCGTCGAGGAGGCCAACGGCACCCAGCTGACCACCGACCACGTCGCCCACATGCTGGAGCGGATCCGGCGCGGCTACAACGCCGTCCCCGGCGGCACCCCGGTCCCGCCCGCCGCCGCGCCCACCGCCGCGGCCCTGAACGACCTCGCCCTCGCCCTGCGCTCCCGCCGCGCCGAGACCGCCCGCGGCGCCCAGCTGTACCGCGAGATCCACGGCGCGCTCATGCACAAGATCGAACGCGTGGCGCAGGCCCCCGGCGAGCGGGCCCGGGCCCGCGAGGACGCGATGACCGCCCGCCTCACCGAGCGGCTGCCGCTGACCGGCACCACCCTGCACGAGCTGGGCGAGGACCTGGCCGCCGCCCCCGGCTGGCTCGCCGCCCCGCAGGGCGGCTTCGGCACCGGCCTGGAGCACCTCGTGCACGAGACGGTGGCCGCGGTCACCGAGGTGTTCGAGGCCGACTTCACGATGAGCCGCGGCCTGCGGTCGCTGCCCGACCTGATCGAGGCGCTGCGCGCGGAACGCTGGCCGGAGCTGTGCGACTGGGACATCACCCGCTTCTTCTGTTGCGTGGTCCCCCACCCCACGGCCGCACGGCACTTCGGCGGCTCCGCGGCCGCCCTCGCCGACGCCGCCTGGGCGATGTCCTCGCGCATGCAGTACAACTCCTGGCACTTCATCGCGGGCAACCTGCCCCGCACCGACGAGGTGCTCGCCCGCGACCACTTCGTGCCGCCGACGATCCCGGACGTCGCGTTCTACTCCGACCAGCACCACCACGGCCACGTCAACAACAAGGTGCGGTTCTCCATCCGCTCCCCGCAGGCCGTGCGGGTGGACGGGCGGGTCTTCAACGGCTTCATCGACCTGCGGCTGCTGCGCTGCGCGGGCACCCCCTTCGACGAGCAGGACCTGCTCGCCGCGCACCGGGTCTCCGCGCTGGTGGCCCGGGCCACGGGCCTGGCCGCCGCCCTGGCCGCGGCCGGCACGCCGGTCGAGGTCACCGCGTTCGACTCGCCCTGGCACTGGTCGGCCATCGCGGGCGGCGAGCCCGCGGCGGCGCCCACCGCGGCCGGGCCGGCCCGCCGTGCGTCCTGACGCGCACGGCGGGCCCCGCCCCGCCTCGCACCCCGAACGCTCGCGAAGGAGAGCCCGATGACCGCCCGCGGCATCAGCCACATCAAGGACCTCCTGTCCCGGGGGGAGATCACCGTCGTCGAACACGTCCGCTCCGTCCTGGAGGGCATCCGCGAGCGCGACACGCTGGGCGCCTACGTCGCGGCCGCGGGCGACGAGGCCCTGCGGGCCGCCGAGCGGGCCGACGCCCGCATCCGCGACCGGGGCCGCGAGGCCTGGTGGGAGCAGCCGCTGCTGGGCGTCACGGTCTCCGTCAAGGACCTGCTGCAGACCCGCGACCTGCCCACCACCCGCGGCTCGCTGCTGCCCAACGACCGCCCCCGCGAGGACGCCCCCGCGGTGGCCCGGCTGCGCGCCGCCGGCGCCGTCGTCGTCGGCAAGACCACCACCTCGGAGTTCGGGTGGAGCGCCTCCACCGTGGGCCGCGTCGCCCCGCCCACCCGCAACCCCTACGACCCGAACCTGACCGCCGGCGGCTCCAGCGGCGGCGCCGCCGCCGCGGTCGCCACCGGACTGTGCGAGGGCGCGCTGGGCACCGACGGATCCGGCTCCATCCGCATCCCGGCCGCGTTCTGCGGCGTCGTCGGCTACAAGCCGTCCTACGGCAAGGTGCCCTACTTCCCCAACGGCGCCGACCGCCTCGCCCACCAGGGCCCGCTGGCCCGCAGCGTCGCCGACGCCGCCCTGCTCGGCCAGGTGATCGCCGGGCCCCACCCCACCGACCCCGACTCCGGGCTCGGCTCCCTGGACTCCCCGCGCGACGTGCGCGCCCTGAGGATCGGCTGGATCGAGTACGAGGGCACCGACCCGCAGATCCGCCGGGTCACCGAGCAGGGCAGGGAACTGCTCGTGGCCGAGGGGCACCGGGTCGAGGAGGTCCAGGTGCGCTGCCAGAACCTCTACCCGGCCGTCGTCGACATCCTCGCCGCCACCGAGGCGGCCGGCACCCCGCCCGAGCACGAGGTCTTCTGCGACCCCGGCCGTCTGGAGATCGTCCGCCACGGCCGCACCCTCAGCGGGGTGCGGGTCATCCAGGCCGAGGAGGTGCGCCAGAACCTGCGCGCCACCCTGCGCTCGGTCATGGACCGCTACGACCTGCTCGCCATGGCGACCGTCCCCGTCGAGCCGTTCGACGCCGGCGCCATCGGCCCCGCCTGGGCGGCCGACCCGCGCGACCTGATGTGGCTGGCCTGGGCGCCCGCCTCCTACCCCTACAACATGACCGGCCAGCCGGCCGTCTCCCTGCCCGCCGGGCTGACCCGCTCCGGCCTCCCGGCCGGCCTGCAGCTCGTCGGCCCGGTCGGCGCCGACGACCTCGTCCTGACGGTGGCCCGCCGCCTGGAGGCGATGCTGGCGCCGCTGCCGCACCCGCCCGCGGCCGACCTCACCCCCGTCACCACCGGCGAAAGGACACCCTGAACCATGTATGCCAGGTCATGGTCCACCCCCGCCGCGGACGGCGGCGTCGGGCGCCCGTCGTTCGTCGCCGACCACGGGCTGTGGGACGCCGGGCAGCTCGCCGCGGCCGAGCGCGTCGAGGCCGCCCTCGACGCCGTCGACCTCGTGCGGGTCGCCTTCGCCGACCCGCACGGGCTGGCCCGCTCCAAGACGCTGACCCCGCAGGCCTTCCGCGCCGTGCTGCGCAACGGCATGAACTTCAGCCCCGGCCCGTTCCTGTTCGACACCGGGCACGCCGTCGCCGTCGACTTCCTCGGCGACCACGGCATCGGCGTCGACGAGATCGCCGGCGCCGGCAACTTCATCCTGGTGCCCGACCCGCTGACCTTCCAGGTGCTGCCCGGCAGCGGCCCGCGCACCGCCTGGGTGATCGGCGACGAGTACCTGCGCGACGGCACCCCGCACCCGCTGTCCGCGCGCGCCGTCCTGCGCCGCGTGCTGCGCCGCTACGCCGAACAGGGGCTCGCCCCCGTGCTCGGCCTGGAGGTCGAGTGGTACCTCACCCGCCGCCTCGACGACGAACCCGGCAACCAGGGCAACGGCTTCGGCCTGCAGGGCAGGGCGCCGCGCGTGGCCGCCGTCAACGCCGGCTACCAGTTCAACCTGGACGCCGCCTACGACACCGTCGCCCCCCTCACCGACCCCCTCGCCCTGGACCTGCTCGCCCTGGGCCTGCCGCTGCGGTCGATGGAGCACGAGTCGGGACCCGGCCAGGTGGAGACCACCTTCAGCCCCATGCCGGCCCTGGACACCGCCGACGCGATGCTGCTGTTCCGCACCCACACCAAGCGGTTCTGCGCCCGCCGCGGCCACCACGCCTCCTTCATGTCCCAGCCGCTGCTGGACGCCGCCGACCCCAGCGGCTGGCACCTGAACCAGTCCGTCGTGGAACTCGCCACCGGCCGCAACGTCTTCGGCGCCGAAGGCCTCTCCGGCGGCCTGTCCCCGCAGGGCAAGGCGTACGCCGACGGCCTGCTGTCCTGGGCACGCGACCTGTGCGTGCTGTCGGTGCCCACCGTCAACGGCTACCGGCGCCTGGCCGCCGAGCACGCGCTCGCCCCCACCCGCATCGGCTACAGCGTCGAGGACCGCACCGCGATGCTGCGGGTGGTCGGCAGCGGGGCCGGCGCCCACATCGAGAACCGCACGGGCGAGCCGTGCGCCAACCCCTACCTGAACATCGCCGCCCAGCTGTTCGCCGGCCTGGAGGGCCTGGCGGGCACCGCCACGCCGGCCGCCCCCGCCGCCGCACCGGCCGACGGC includes:
- a CDS encoding glutamine synthetase; amino-acid sequence: MYARSWSTPAADGGVGRPSFVADHGLWDAGQLAAAERVEAALDAVDLVRVAFADPHGLARSKTLTPQAFRAVLRNGMNFSPGPFLFDTGHAVAVDFLGDHGIGVDEIAGAGNFILVPDPLTFQVLPGSGPRTAWVIGDEYLRDGTPHPLSARAVLRRVLRRYAEQGLAPVLGLEVEWYLTRRLDDEPGNQGNGFGLQGRAPRVAAVNAGYQFNLDAAYDTVAPLTDPLALDLLALGLPLRSMEHESGPGQVETTFSPMPALDTADAMLLFRTHTKRFCARRGHHASFMSQPLLDAADPSGWHLNQSVVELATGRNVFGAEGLSGGLSPQGKAYADGLLSWARDLCVLSVPTVNGYRRLAAEHALAPTRIGYSVEDRTAMLRVVGSGAGAHIENRTGEPCANPYLNIAAQLFAGLEGLAGTATPAAPAAAPADGPHQLVPQSLREALEAFTAGRAAQLLGTPLAACLAKLKESELRRFEGWCAQTAPAPGRVTEWEQREYFGAY
- a CDS encoding amidase family protein, whose amino-acid sequence is MTARGISHIKDLLSRGEITVVEHVRSVLEGIRERDTLGAYVAAAGDEALRAAERADARIRDRGREAWWEQPLLGVTVSVKDLLQTRDLPTTRGSLLPNDRPREDAPAVARLRAAGAVVVGKTTTSEFGWSASTVGRVAPPTRNPYDPNLTAGGSSGGAAAAVATGLCEGALGTDGSGSIRIPAAFCGVVGYKPSYGKVPYFPNGADRLAHQGPLARSVADAALLGQVIAGPHPTDPDSGLGSLDSPRDVRALRIGWIEYEGTDPQIRRVTEQGRELLVAEGHRVEEVQVRCQNLYPAVVDILAATEAAGTPPEHEVFCDPGRLEIVRHGRTLSGVRVIQAEEVRQNLRATLRSVMDRYDLLAMATVPVEPFDAGAIGPAWAADPRDLMWLAWAPASYPYNMTGQPAVSLPAGLTRSGLPAGLQLVGPVGADDLVLTVARRLEAMLAPLPHPPAADLTPVTTGERTP
- a CDS encoding nucleotide pyrophosphatase/phosphodiesterase family protein, which produces MTRPEGPAPLLVLDVVGLTPKLLAHMPHLAALAARGSSAPLDTVLPAVTCSVQATFLTGRTPAEHGIVGNGWYFRDLGEVLLWRQSHHLIEGERVWDAARRAHPGYTVANICWWYAMGADTDYTVTPRPVYYADGRKEPDCYTRPPALHDELTERLGTFPLFSYWGPGAGLASSRWIIDATRYVMASRDPHLTLAYLPHLDYDLQRHGPDDPRAARAAADLDTALAPLLRQARTQGRTVVALSEYGITPARRPVDINRALRRAGLLQVHTQHGMEYLDPAASRAFAVADHQIAHVYVRRPEDLDAARAALEDLPGLARLLDDAGRRAHHLDHPRSGELVAVAEPDAWFTYYYWLDDARAPDFARLVDIHRKPGYDPAELFLDPADPYVRVRAATALARKKAGLRYRMAVVPLDPSPVRGTHGRLPAGDDDAPLVLCSAPGALPGRMAATQVKQLLLDLAGVSGGTRRPAGAARA
- a CDS encoding 4Fe-4S dicluster-binding protein — encoded protein: MKKIASSAALSGRAERIAQRTRPDNWKKPPRRIEKSECITCDTCLRSCPEEFGAIFDRGLDVVIVPELCSGCPACVLECPVDCIYVDEDWAPTDETMWNHIELTAGDAT